The Anopheles coluzzii chromosome 2, AcolN3, whole genome shotgun sequence genome window below encodes:
- the LOC120949712 gene encoding uncharacterized protein LOC120949712, whose translation MKSLLILFACIVCALARPEPEPPRARIVVPAKQQQLPQYEYGAPKPEYGPPAEEYGPPPPTVYGPPAREYGPPPKLITKNVYVHVPPEEPTEIVKSPVLEAPIPKKHYKIIFIKAPAPPAPIKQVIPPQPQDEHKTLVYVLVKKPEDPAPLEIPVPETTEPNKPEVYFIKYKEGEKEPHKQYGPPAPAYGPPSGPARYQQF comes from the exons ATGAAATCCTTGCTg ATTCTCTTTGCCTGTATTGTTTGTGCATTAGCTCGACCTGAACCAGAGCCCCCGAGAGCACGCATTGTCGTGCCTGCGAAGCAACAGCAATTGCCGCAGTACGAATATGGCGCACCGAAACCAGAATACGGTCCACCAGCAGAAGAATATGGTCCACCACCGCCCACGGTATATGGTCCACCGGCCCGTGAATATGGCCCGCCACCGAAACTGATCACCAAGAATGTGTACGTGCACGTTCCACCGGAGGAACCGACCGAGATTGTCAAAAGTCCCGTACTGGAAGCTCCCATTCCCAAAAAGCATTACAAAATTATCTTCATTAAGGCGCCGGCTCCACCAGCCCCGATCAAGCAGGTGATTCCACCACAGCCACAGGACGAACATAAGACCCTCGTCTACGTGCTGGTTAAGAAACCGGAGGATCCCGCACCATTGGAAATTCCAGTGCCAGAAACTACCGAGCCCAACAAACCGGAGGTGTACTTCATCAAGTACAAGGAGGGCGAAAAGGAGCCACACAAACAGTACGGCCCACCAGCTCCTGCCTATGGACCGCCGTCTGGGCCGGCCCGGTATCAACAATTCTGA